The following are encoded in a window of Massilia sp. R2A-15 genomic DNA:
- a CDS encoding sensor domain-containing diguanylate cyclase: MAQPLPAQLYACVLDESIDAVVVIDQDSTIRYQNAAMDALCGHAANDLLGQPLDVLLPDDVAGKHRGYVASYIARGGVSTVLGHVREFSIRHKSGEMIPIELKAIDLGVHESERFFGAFLADMRPRRREEAHTAALMAQLEQQALTDQLTTLPNRRAYDAEMARVVARSRRNKAPIAVGVSDIDLFKHVNDTWGHPVGDLVLIEVGKALEQAARGTDFVARTGGEEFGMLFPDTSVELARKVAERMREAVEACSVTTPEGECIKVTISIGLAPLAPGGAPEEAEASADAALYQAKERGRNRIETAQPPA; the protein is encoded by the coding sequence ATGGCCCAGCCACTTCCAGCCCAGCTGTATGCCTGCGTGCTCGACGAATCGATCGACGCGGTCGTCGTGATCGACCAGGATAGCACCATCCGCTACCAGAACGCGGCGATGGACGCGCTGTGCGGCCATGCGGCCAATGACCTGCTGGGCCAGCCGCTTGACGTTCTGCTGCCCGACGATGTGGCCGGCAAGCACCGCGGCTACGTCGCCAGCTACATCGCGCGCGGCGGCGTCTCCACCGTGCTGGGTCATGTGCGCGAATTCTCTATCCGCCACAAAAGCGGCGAGATGATCCCGATCGAACTGAAGGCGATCGACCTCGGCGTCCACGAGAGCGAGCGCTTCTTCGGCGCCTTCCTGGCCGACATGCGCCCGCGCCGGCGCGAGGAAGCGCACACCGCGGCGCTGATGGCGCAACTCGAGCAGCAAGCACTGACCGACCAGCTGACGACGCTGCCGAACCGGCGCGCCTACGACGCCGAAATGGCGCGGGTGGTGGCGCGAAGCCGGCGCAACAAGGCGCCGATCGCGGTGGGCGTGTCCGACATCGACCTGTTCAAGCACGTCAACGACACCTGGGGCCACCCGGTCGGGGACCTGGTGCTGATCGAAGTGGGCAAGGCGCTCGAGCAGGCCGCGCGCGGCACCGACTTCGTGGCCCGCACCGGCGGCGAGGAATTCGGCATGCTGTTCCCCGACACTTCGGTCGAGCTGGCGCGCAAGGTCGCCGAGCGCATGCGCGAAGCGGTCGAGGCGTGCAGCGTGACGACGCCGGAGGGCGAATGCATCAAGGTCACGATCAGCATCGGGCTGGCGCCGCTGGCGCCGGGCGGCGCGCCGGAAGAGGCGGAGGCCAGCGCGGACGCGGCGCTGTACCAGGCAAAAGAAAGGGGCCGCAACCGTATCGAAACGGCGCAGCCCCCGGCTTGA
- a CDS encoding Re/Si-specific NAD(P)(+) transhydrogenase subunit alpha has product MRIGIPAETRPGETRVAATPETVKKLAAKHQVIVQSGAGVMAAAIDEAYVAAGATIGTAADAFGADVVLKVRAPDAGERALMKPDAVLIGMLNPFDAENIAAMAAAKLRAFALEAVPRITRAQSMDVLSSQANIAGYKAVMVAANTYQRFMPMLMTAAGTVNAARVLIMGVGVAGLQAIATAKRLGAVIEASDVRPPVKEQVESLGAKFIDVPFLTDEEKEIAKGEGGYARAMPPDWMARQAALVHERAKLADIVITTALIPGRPAPVLISEETVKAMKPGSVIVDLAVSQGGNCPLSEMNKTVVKHGVYIVGEPDLATLVAADASALYARNVLDFLKLIIDKDEQLVIDREDEILKASLVCAGGEVLRK; this is encoded by the coding sequence ATGAGAATAGGCATACCGGCCGAAACACGGCCGGGGGAAACCCGCGTCGCTGCAACGCCAGAGACGGTGAAGAAGCTGGCCGCGAAGCACCAGGTCATTGTGCAGTCCGGGGCCGGCGTGATGGCCGCGGCGATCGACGAGGCCTACGTGGCGGCCGGCGCGACCATCGGCACGGCTGCCGACGCGTTCGGCGCCGACGTGGTGCTGAAGGTACGCGCCCCGGACGCCGGCGAGCGCGCGCTGATGAAGCCCGACGCGGTGCTGATCGGGATGCTCAATCCTTTCGATGCCGAGAACATCGCGGCGATGGCCGCGGCGAAGCTGCGCGCGTTCGCGCTCGAAGCCGTGCCGCGCATCACCCGCGCGCAGTCGATGGACGTGCTGTCCTCGCAGGCCAACATCGCCGGCTACAAGGCCGTGATGGTGGCGGCCAACACCTACCAGCGCTTCATGCCGATGCTGATGACCGCCGCCGGCACCGTCAATGCCGCGCGCGTGCTGATCATGGGCGTCGGCGTGGCCGGCCTGCAGGCGATCGCCACCGCCAAGCGCCTCGGCGCCGTGATCGAGGCGTCCGATGTGCGCCCGCCGGTGAAGGAGCAGGTCGAGTCGCTGGGCGCGAAGTTCATCGACGTGCCGTTCCTGACCGACGAGGAGAAGGAAATCGCCAAGGGCGAGGGCGGCTACGCCCGCGCCATGCCCCCCGACTGGATGGCGCGCCAGGCCGCGCTGGTGCACGAACGCGCCAAGCTGGCCGACATCGTCATCACCACGGCGCTGATCCCGGGCCGCCCGGCGCCGGTGCTGATCTCGGAAGAGACGGTCAAGGCGATGAAGCCCGGCTCGGTGATCGTCGACCTGGCCGTGTCGCAGGGCGGCAACTGCCCGCTGTCGGAGATGAACAAGACGGTCGTCAAGCACGGCGTGTATATCGTCGGCGAACCGGACCTGGCCACGCTGGTGGCGGCGGACGCCTCGGCGCTGTACGCGCGCAACGTGCTCGACTTCCTCAAGCTGATCATCGACAAGGACGAGCAGCTGGTGATCGACCGCGAGGACGAGATCCTGAAGGCGTCGCTGGTCTGCGCCGGCGGCGAAGTGCTGCGCAAATAA
- a CDS encoding NUDIX hydrolase — MPNTWKPSVTVAAVIERDGRFLLIEEETSEGVRLNQPAGHLDPHESLEQAVVREVLEETAHDFTPTALVGMYMSRYTSKRRGTDVTYLRFTFCGTAGKEYDQPLDHGILRTMWMTRDEIAACEERHRSPIVLRCVDDYLAGKRAELDLLHTHLSVFEGGLTMKTDVT; from the coding sequence ATGCCCAATACTTGGAAACCGTCCGTCACCGTCGCCGCCGTCATCGAGCGCGATGGCCGCTTCCTGCTGATCGAAGAGGAAACGAGCGAAGGCGTGCGGCTGAACCAGCCGGCCGGCCACCTCGACCCGCACGAATCGCTGGAGCAGGCGGTGGTGCGCGAGGTGCTCGAGGAGACCGCGCACGATTTCACGCCCACCGCGCTGGTGGGGATGTACATGTCGCGCTACACCTCAAAGCGGCGCGGCACGGACGTGACGTATTTACGCTTCACCTTCTGCGGCACGGCCGGCAAGGAATACGACCAGCCGCTCGACCACGGCATCCTGCGCACGATGTGGATGACGCGCGACGAGATCGCCGCCTGCGAAGAGCGCCACCGCAGCCCGATCGTGCTGCGCTGCGTGGACGACTACCTGGCGGGCAAGCGCGCCGAACTGGATTTGCTGCACACCCACCTCTCGGTGTTCGAGGGCGGGCTTACTATGAAGACGGACGTAACATGA
- a CDS encoding M20/M25/M40 family metallo-hydrolase has protein sequence MRKSRMLLAATLLMAAGAYIVVAGQSELKRIAVPLPAAAPGAPGAARVDSAQLLGDVRTLASAEFGGRRTGTEGSRKAQAFLQARFEALGLRPFGGAFAEPFAFTHKSIKGLLTPGKAYKTEYPKSVNYIGFIPGSATDARYIVVSAHYDHLGEKAGKLYPGADDNASGVAAMLAIAKWFKAHPPRHSIVFAAFDGEELGLQGARAFLAALPFPKARLALNLNLDMVSHNDSNEIYAAGTSYTPALTPLVAQAAARNTVKVKLGHDRSQLVAGSVEDWTGSSDHGPFHDAGVPFLYFGVEDHDDYHAPSDTFERINQKFFVDVANLLVDVAETADRNLR, from the coding sequence ATGAGAAAATCGCGCATGCTCCTCGCCGCCACGTTGCTGATGGCCGCAGGTGCTTATATTGTAGTCGCCGGCCAGTCCGAGTTGAAGAGGATCGCCGTGCCGCTGCCGGCCGCTGCGCCCGGCGCGCCGGGCGCGGCGCGGGTCGACAGCGCCCAGCTGCTCGGCGACGTGCGCACGCTGGCGTCGGCCGAATTTGGCGGGCGCCGCACCGGCACCGAGGGCAGCCGCAAGGCCCAGGCCTTCCTGCAGGCGCGCTTCGAGGCGCTGGGACTGCGCCCGTTCGGCGGCGCCTTCGCCGAACCGTTCGCGTTCACCCACAAGAGCATCAAGGGCCTGCTCACGCCCGGCAAGGCCTACAAGACCGAGTATCCGAAGTCGGTCAACTACATCGGCTTCATACCGGGCAGCGCCACGGACGCGCGCTACATCGTCGTCTCGGCGCACTACGACCACCTGGGCGAGAAGGCCGGCAAGCTGTATCCCGGCGCCGACGACAACGCGTCGGGCGTGGCGGCGATGCTGGCGATCGCAAAGTGGTTCAAGGCGCATCCGCCGCGGCATTCGATCGTGTTCGCCGCCTTCGATGGCGAGGAGCTGGGGCTGCAGGGCGCGCGCGCCTTCCTGGCCGCGCTGCCGTTCCCGAAGGCGCGGCTGGCGCTGAACCTCAACCTGGACATGGTCAGCCACAACGACAGCAACGAGATCTATGCGGCCGGCACCAGCTACACGCCGGCCCTGACGCCGCTGGTGGCGCAGGCCGCCGCTCGCAATACCGTCAAGGTAAAGCTCGGGCACGACCGTTCGCAGCTGGTGGCCGGCAGCGTCGAGGACTGGACCGGCAGCTCGGACCACGGGCCGTTCCACGACGCCGGGGTGCCGTTCCTGTATTTCGGGGTCGAGGATCACGACGATTATCACGCGCCGAGCGACACCTTCGAGCGCATCAACCAGAAGTTCTTCGTCGATGTGGCGAACCTGCTGGTGGACGTGGCGGAGACGGCGGACCGCAACCTCAGGTAG
- a CDS encoding NAD(P)(+) transhydrogenase (Re/Si-specific) subunit beta, which yields MEYVSMNLVTMMYLIASVCFIQALKGLSSPGTARTGNAFGMTGMAIAAITTVALIFKMKAQIGTGGMGFPLVIVGLVVGGAIGAFAAKKVEMTKMPELVAAMHSLIGLAAVCIAVAAVSEPWAFNIATRGAALPFGNRLELFIGTFVGAVTFSGSVIAFGKLAGKYKFRLFQGAPVSFPGQHMINLGVAIAIIALGLMFCFADGAQPAWTPFMIMAALSFVLGVLIIIPIGGADMPVVVSMLNSYSGWAAAGIGFSLNNSMLIIAGSLVGSSGAILSYIMCKAMNRSFFNVILGGFGGAPADVAGGAQEQRPHKAGSAEDAAFIMANAESVIIVPGYGLAVARAQHALKELVEKLNHKGVIVKYAIHPVAGRMPGHMNVLLAEAEVPYDQVFEMEDINGEFGQTDVVLVLGANDVVNPAAKDPKSPIAGMPILEAYKAKSIIVNKRSMASGYAGLDNDLFYQPNTMMVFGDAKKVIESMVKAVE from the coding sequence ATGGAATACGTCAGCATGAATCTGGTCACGATGATGTACCTGATCGCCTCGGTGTGCTTCATCCAGGCGCTCAAGGGCTTGTCGTCACCGGGCACGGCGCGCACCGGCAATGCGTTCGGCATGACCGGCATGGCGATCGCCGCCATCACCACGGTCGCGCTGATCTTCAAGATGAAGGCGCAGATCGGCACCGGCGGCATGGGCTTCCCGCTGGTGATCGTCGGCCTCGTTGTGGGCGGCGCGATCGGCGCATTCGCGGCGAAAAAGGTCGAGATGACCAAGATGCCGGAACTGGTCGCGGCGATGCACTCGCTGATCGGCCTGGCCGCGGTGTGCATCGCGGTTGCCGCGGTGTCCGAGCCGTGGGCATTCAACATCGCCACGCGCGGCGCCGCGCTGCCGTTCGGTAACCGCCTCGAGCTGTTCATCGGTACGTTTGTGGGCGCCGTCACCTTCTCCGGATCGGTGATCGCATTCGGCAAGCTGGCCGGCAAGTACAAGTTCCGCCTGTTCCAGGGCGCGCCGGTCAGCTTCCCGGGCCAGCACATGATCAACCTCGGTGTGGCAATCGCCATCATCGCGCTCGGCCTGATGTTCTGCTTCGCCGATGGCGCGCAGCCGGCGTGGACGCCGTTCATGATCATGGCCGCGCTGTCGTTCGTGCTGGGCGTGCTGATCATCATCCCGATCGGCGGCGCCGACATGCCGGTGGTGGTGTCGATGCTGAACAGCTATTCGGGCTGGGCGGCGGCGGGCATCGGCTTCTCGCTGAATAACTCGATGCTGATCATCGCCGGCTCGCTGGTGGGTTCGTCGGGCGCGATCCTGTCGTACATCATGTGCAAGGCGATGAACCGCTCGTTCTTCAACGTGATCCTGGGCGGCTTCGGCGGCGCCCCGGCCGACGTTGCCGGCGGCGCGCAGGAACAGCGGCCGCACAAGGCCGGTTCGGCCGAAGACGCGGCCTTCATCATGGCCAATGCGGAAAGCGTGATCATCGTGCCGGGCTACGGCCTGGCGGTGGCGCGCGCCCAGCACGCGCTCAAGGAACTGGTCGAAAAGCTCAACCACAAGGGCGTGATCGTGAAGTACGCGATTCACCCGGTTGCCGGCCGCATGCCGGGCCACATGAACGTGCTGCTGGCCGAAGCTGAGGTGCCGTACGACCAGGTGTTCGAGATGGAGGACATCAACGGCGAATTCGGCCAGACCGACGTGGTGCTGGTGCTGGGCGCGAACGACGTGGTCAATCCGGCGGCCAAGGATCCGAAGTCGCCGATCGCCGGCATGCCGATCCTGGAGGCGTACAAGGCCAAGAGCATCATCGTCAACAAGCGCTCGATGGCCTCGGGCTACGCGGGCCTGGACAACGACCTGTTCTACCAGCCGAACACGATGATGGTGTTCGGCGACGCCAAGAAGGTGATCGAATCGATGGTCAAGGCGGTGGAGTAA
- a CDS encoding GFA family protein produces the protein MKTYLGSCHCGAVRFEADIDLSAGTIRCNCSICSKMRFWPAIVNPEAFRLLAGEEHMTWYRFGTGANGHPFCRHCGVHPFGTGTSPRWGAFYAVNVSCLDDAVAEELANVPITWLDGRSDNWNVPPAEVWHL, from the coding sequence ATGAAAACTTACCTCGGAAGCTGCCATTGCGGCGCCGTGCGCTTCGAAGCCGACATCGACCTGAGCGCCGGAACGATCCGCTGCAACTGCTCGATCTGCAGCAAGATGCGATTCTGGCCGGCGATCGTCAATCCGGAAGCGTTCCGCCTGCTCGCGGGGGAGGAGCACATGACCTGGTACCGGTTCGGCACGGGCGCGAACGGACATCCGTTCTGCCGGCACTGCGGCGTGCATCCGTTCGGTACCGGAACTTCGCCGCGGTGGGGCGCGTTCTACGCCGTTAATGTAAGTTGTCTTGATGATGCCGTGGCTGAGGAACTGGCGAATGTGCCGATCACCTGGCTTGATGGGCGCAGCGACAACTGGAACGTGCCGCCGGCGGAGGTGTGGCATCTCTGA
- a CDS encoding UbiH/UbiF/VisC/COQ6 family ubiquinone biosynthesis hydroxylase — MNQFDVAICGAGPVGMALAALLAKRGVAPARIALIDAKPLAAAITDPRSIALSYGSRMLLEEIGAWPLPSTPIHQIHVSRRGHFGRSMMDRDEHKLPALGYVTRYGELVAALAAACERFGIEAIRPARASSIDEDDDRVVLHLDDGRDLAASLAVQAEGGVFGQQERRARQRDYEQSAVIARVSASTPIAHRAYERFTDEGPLALLPQDGADGLQYALVWCMRPDRAQAVLGLDDDAFLARLGEAFGSRLGRFTRASSRAAFPLGLNAEPRATSRTVAIGNAAQTLHPVAGQGLNLGLRDAAVLARLLARETSPAALAGFGAARETDRATTVTLTDAMARVFADTGPAQALLGLSLGVLDAVAPARMLLAELMMFGRR; from the coding sequence ATGAACCAGTTCGATGTCGCCATCTGCGGCGCCGGGCCGGTCGGCATGGCGCTCGCCGCGCTGCTGGCCAAGCGCGGCGTGGCGCCGGCGCGCATCGCGCTGATCGACGCCAAACCGCTGGCCGCCGCCATCACCGATCCGCGCTCGATCGCGCTGTCGTACGGCAGCCGCATGCTGCTGGAAGAAATTGGCGCCTGGCCGCTGCCGTCCACGCCGATCCACCAGATCCACGTCTCGCGCCGCGGCCATTTCGGCCGCAGCATGATGGACCGCGACGAGCACAAGCTGCCCGCGCTCGGCTACGTCACGCGTTACGGTGAGCTGGTGGCGGCGCTGGCCGCGGCGTGCGAGCGCTTCGGCATCGAGGCGATCCGCCCGGCGCGCGCCAGTTCGATCGACGAGGACGATGACCGCGTCGTGCTGCACCTGGACGACGGGCGCGACCTGGCCGCTTCGCTGGCGGTGCAGGCCGAGGGAGGCGTGTTCGGCCAGCAGGAACGGCGCGCGCGCCAGCGCGACTATGAGCAGAGCGCGGTGATCGCGCGGGTTTCGGCCAGCACGCCGATCGCGCACCGCGCCTACGAGCGCTTCACCGACGAAGGCCCGCTGGCGTTGCTGCCGCAGGACGGCGCCGACGGCCTGCAGTACGCGCTGGTGTGGTGCATGCGCCCGGACCGCGCGCAGGCTGTGCTGGGCCTCGACGACGACGCCTTCCTTGCTCGCCTGGGCGAGGCCTTCGGTAGCCGGCTGGGCCGCTTTACGCGCGCCTCGAGCCGGGCCGCCTTCCCGCTCGGGCTCAATGCCGAGCCGCGCGCCACCAGTCGCACGGTCGCCATCGGCAATGCCGCGCAGACCTTGCATCCGGTGGCGGGACAGGGACTCAACCTGGGCCTGCGCGACGCGGCCGTGCTGGCGCGTTTGCTGGCAAGAGAAACCAGTCCCGCGGCGCTGGCCGGGTTCGGCGCGGCGCGCGAGACAGACCGCGCGACCACGGTCACGCTGACCGACGCGATGGCGCGGGTGTTCGCCGACACCGGGCCGGCGCAGGCGTTGCTTGGCCTGTCGCTGGGCGTGCTCGACGCGGTGGCGCCGGCGCGCATGCTGCTGGCCGAGCTGATGATGTTCGGGCGCCGCTAA
- a CDS encoding proton-translocating transhydrogenase family protein, translated as MEISHTIINLIIFVLAIYVGYHVVWTVTPALHTPLMAVTNAISAIIIVGAMLAAGLTEGMVGQVAGTVAVALAAVNVFGGFLVTQRMLEMFKKKEPKAKPAAAIAGEQA; from the coding sequence ATGGAAATCAGTCATACCATCATCAATCTCATCATCTTCGTGCTGGCCATTTATGTCGGCTATCACGTGGTGTGGACCGTCACCCCCGCGCTGCATACGCCGCTGATGGCGGTGACGAACGCGATTTCGGCGATCATCATCGTCGGCGCGATGCTCGCCGCCGGCCTGACCGAAGGCATGGTCGGCCAGGTCGCAGGCACCGTCGCCGTCGCGCTGGCGGCGGTCAACGTGTTCGGCGGCTTCCTGGTCACCCAGCGCATGCTGGAGATGTTCAAGAAGAAGGAGCCGAAGGCCAAGCCGGCGGCAGCCATCGCGGGAGAACAGGCATGA
- the pepP gene encoding Xaa-Pro aminopeptidase, translating to MSPFAARRARLQERMLPGAVAILATAPEAPRNGDSDYPYRHDSYFYYLTGFTEPDSVVVLVAASVDKPAQAILFCRQKNVEREIWDGFRHGPDGARAAFGFDAAFPIEDLDGEMTRLLANAPAAYYALGHSAALDLQMKTWLQNVRRQARTGVTAPAVAHDLLAMLDEMRLFKDASEQAVMRRAGEISARAHLRAMRASRPGMFEYEIEAELLHEFRRSGAQYPAYTPIVAAGANACVLHYNANNAQSRDGDLILIDAGCEFDSYAADITRTYPVNGRFSAPQKLLYELVLAAQSAALAAVVPGRPYSDIHDSATRVLAQGMLDTGLLDKAVYGTAENAIAERAHQQFYMHGTGHWLGLDVHDAGAYRDVHAEGKPSRALQPGMVLTVEPGIYVRPAAGVPEQFWHIGIRIEDDVLVTPGGYEILSEGAPRTVADIEEAMRQR from the coding sequence ATCCTCGCGACCGCGCCGGAAGCGCCGCGCAACGGCGACAGCGATTATCCGTACCGCCACGACAGCTACTTCTACTACCTGACCGGCTTCACGGAGCCGGACAGCGTGGTGGTGCTGGTGGCCGCAAGCGTGGACAAGCCGGCGCAGGCGATCCTGTTCTGCCGCCAGAAAAACGTCGAGCGCGAAATCTGGGACGGCTTCCGCCACGGCCCGGACGGCGCGCGCGCGGCGTTCGGTTTCGACGCCGCCTTCCCGATCGAAGACCTGGACGGCGAGATGACGCGCCTGCTGGCCAATGCGCCGGCGGCGTACTACGCGCTTGGCCACAGCGCCGCGCTCGACCTGCAGATGAAAACCTGGCTGCAGAATGTGCGGCGCCAGGCGCGCACCGGCGTCACCGCGCCGGCCGTCGCGCACGACCTGCTGGCCATGCTCGACGAAATGCGCCTGTTCAAGGACGCCAGCGAGCAGGCGGTCATGCGCCGCGCCGGCGAAATTTCGGCGCGCGCCCACCTGCGTGCGATGCGCGCGTCGCGTCCCGGCATGTTCGAGTACGAGATCGAAGCGGAGCTGCTGCACGAATTTCGCCGCAGCGGCGCGCAGTATCCGGCCTACACGCCGATCGTCGCGGCCGGCGCCAACGCCTGCGTGCTGCACTACAACGCCAACAACGCGCAAAGCCGCGACGGCGACCTGATCCTGATCGACGCCGGCTGCGAATTCGACAGCTACGCGGCCGACATCACGCGCACTTACCCGGTCAATGGCCGCTTCTCCGCGCCGCAAAAGCTGCTGTACGAACTGGTGCTGGCGGCGCAGTCGGCCGCGCTGGCGGCGGTCGTTCCCGGACGGCCCTACAGCGACATCCACGACAGCGCGACCAGGGTGCTGGCGCAGGGCATGCTCGACACCGGCCTGCTCGACAAGGCGGTGTACGGAACGGCCGAAAACGCCATCGCCGAACGCGCCCACCAGCAGTTCTACATGCACGGCACCGGCCACTGGCTGGGGCTCGACGTGCACGACGCCGGCGCCTACCGCGACGTGCATGCGGAAGGCAAACCGTCGCGCGCCCTGCAGCCGGGCATGGTGCTGACGGTCGAACCGGGCATCTACGTGCGCCCCGCCGCCGGCGTGCCCGAGCAGTTCTGGCACATCGGCATCCGCATCGAGGACGACGTGCTGGTCACGCCGGGCGGCTACGAAATCCTGTCGGAGGGCGCGCCGCGCACGGTCGCCGACATCGAAGAAGCGATGCGCCAGCGATGA
- a CDS encoding response regulator, giving the protein MLKAVIIDTNAISRGLLNTVLTEGGYGVAGQAHTASLGFALVQKFRPHFVCIARDQVEDGENIVEQIRATLPKTIIFMVAGAIDAPTLQASMARGVNGFIVKPFKADAVLKTIRNTVLALVRKQQG; this is encoded by the coding sequence ATGCTGAAGGCGGTAATCATCGACACGAACGCGATCTCGCGCGGCCTGTTGAATACGGTGCTGACCGAAGGCGGCTACGGCGTGGCCGGACAGGCGCACACGGCCAGCCTGGGGTTCGCGCTGGTGCAGAAATTCCGTCCGCACTTCGTCTGCATCGCGCGCGACCAGGTCGAGGATGGAGAGAACATCGTCGAACAGATTCGCGCCACCCTGCCGAAGACCATCATCTTCATGGTCGCCGGCGCGATCGATGCGCCGACCTTGCAAGCGTCGATGGCGCGCGGCGTGAACGGCTTCATCGTCAAGCCGTTCAAGGCCGATGCGGTGCTCAAGACCATCCGCAATACCGTGCTGGCGCTGGTGCGCAAGCAGCAGGGTTAG
- a CDS encoding DMT family transporter, with amino-acid sequence MRTALLTFLALLAFAGNSVLCRIALKQAHIDPASFIAIRLVSGAVVLALIVMLRGARPTAAGNWISAAALFAYAAFFSFAYVGLTTATGALLLFGSVQATMIAFGLWRGDRLGPWQMLGMLCAMAGLVDLLLPGLEAPSPARAALMIAAGAAWGVYSLRAKGAGDPTRATAGNFVRAAVLAALLYLPFLSSAHVDSAGVMLALASGAVTSGLGYAIWYAALQGLRPATAATVQLSVPAIAALGGVLLLAEPLTWQLAGAFAAIVGGMAVVILTRPR; translated from the coding sequence ATGCGCACCGCCCTCCTCACCTTCCTCGCCCTGCTGGCCTTCGCCGGCAATTCTGTCCTGTGCCGCATCGCGCTGAAACAGGCGCACATCGACCCGGCCAGCTTCATCGCAATCCGCCTGGTCTCCGGCGCCGTGGTCCTGGCCCTGATCGTCATGCTGCGCGGCGCGCGTCCAACCGCCGCCGGCAACTGGATCTCGGCGGCGGCGCTGTTCGCCTACGCTGCATTCTTCTCGTTTGCCTACGTCGGCCTGACCACCGCCACCGGCGCCCTGCTGCTGTTCGGCTCCGTGCAGGCGACCATGATCGCTTTTGGCCTCTGGCGCGGCGACCGCCTCGGCCCATGGCAGATGCTCGGCATGCTGTGCGCAATGGCGGGCCTGGTCGACTTGCTGCTGCCCGGCCTGGAGGCGCCGTCGCCCGCGCGCGCGGCGCTGATGATCGCCGCCGGCGCCGCATGGGGAGTCTATTCGCTGCGCGCCAAAGGAGCAGGCGATCCCACCCGCGCCACCGCCGGCAATTTCGTGCGCGCCGCTGTCCTCGCGGCGCTGCTGTACCTGCCCTTCCTATCGTCCGCCCATGTTGACAGCGCGGGCGTGATGCTCGCGCTGGCGTCCGGCGCCGTCACCTCCGGTCTCGGCTACGCCATCTGGTATGCCGCCCTGCAGGGACTGCGGCCGGCAACCGCGGCGACCGTGCAATTGAGCGTGCCGGCCATCGCCGCGCTGGGCGGCGTGCTGCTGCTGGCTGAACCGCTCACCTGGCAGCTGGCCGGCGCCTTCGCGGCGATCGTCGGCGGCATGGCTGTCGTCATCCTCACGCGGCCGCGATGA
- the mnmA gene encoding tRNA 2-thiouridine(34) synthase MnmA, translating into MSKKKVVIGMSGGVDSSVAAWMLKEQGYDVVGLFMKNWEDDDDSEFCSSRQDWIDAASVADVVGVDIEAVNFASEYKDRVFAEFLREYQAGRTPNPDVLCNAEIKFKAFLDHAMHLGADLIATGHYARVRENAGKFELLKAVDATKDQSYFLHRLNQAQLSKTLFPLGEIPKTEVRKLAEKLALPNAAKKDSTGICFIGERPFRDFLNRYLSYKPGPMKTDDGKTVGEHVGLSFYTLGQRKGIGIGGLKSHRNADGTSEPWFVARKDIETNTLYIVQGHDHPWLLSSSLDAAQASWVAGVAPEARIMAAKTRYRQADVECGVVPIDGDRFRLNFTDPQWAVTPGQSAVLYDGDVCLGGGIINGATPA; encoded by the coding sequence ATGAGCAAGAAAAAAGTCGTGATCGGGATGTCGGGCGGTGTCGACTCCTCCGTCGCGGCGTGGATGCTGAAGGAACAGGGCTACGACGTGGTCGGCCTGTTCATGAAAAACTGGGAAGACGACGACGACTCCGAGTTCTGCTCGTCGCGCCAGGATTGGATCGACGCGGCCAGCGTGGCCGACGTGGTCGGGGTGGACATCGAGGCGGTCAACTTCGCCTCCGAGTACAAGGACCGCGTGTTCGCCGAATTCCTGCGCGAGTACCAGGCCGGCCGCACGCCCAATCCGGATGTGCTGTGCAACGCCGAAATCAAGTTCAAGGCCTTCCTTGACCATGCGATGCACCTGGGCGCCGACCTCATCGCCACCGGCCACTATGCGCGGGTGCGCGAGAATGCGGGCAAGTTCGAGCTGTTAAAAGCGGTGGACGCGACCAAGGACCAAAGCTACTTCCTTCACCGGCTGAACCAGGCGCAGTTGTCCAAGACCCTGTTCCCGCTGGGCGAGATCCCGAAAACCGAAGTGCGCAAGCTGGCCGAGAAGCTGGCGCTGCCGAATGCGGCCAAGAAGGATTCGACCGGCATCTGCTTCATCGGCGAGCGGCCGTTCCGCGACTTCCTGAACCGCTACCTGTCGTACAAGCCGGGGCCGATGAAGACCGACGACGGCAAGACGGTGGGCGAGCACGTCGGCCTGTCGTTCTACACGCTGGGCCAGCGCAAGGGCATCGGCATCGGCGGGCTGAAATCGCATCGCAACGCCGACGGCACCAGCGAGCCATGGTTCGTCGCGCGCAAGGATATCGAGACCAACACGCTGTACATCGTGCAGGGACACGACCATCCGTGGCTGCTGTCGTCGTCGCTCGACGCGGCGCAGGCGAGCTGGGTGGCCGGCGTGGCACCCGAGGCGCGCATCATGGCGGCCAAGACGCGCTACCGCCAGGCCGACGTCGAATGCGGCGTGGTGCCGATCGATGGCGACCGCTTCCGGCTCAACTTCACCGATCCGCAATGGGCGGTGACGCCGGGGCAATCGGCCGTGCTGTACGACGGCGACGTGTGCCTGGGCGGCGGCATCATCAACGGCGCGACGCCGGCGTAA